Proteins encoded by one window of Torulaspora delbrueckii CBS 1146 chromosome 2, complete genome:
- the ISW1 gene encoding chromatin-remodeling ATPase ISW1 (similar to Saccharomyces cerevisiae ISW1 (YBR245C); ancestral locus Anc_6.161) — protein sequence MTVDQKYWDDLKPFQVDVPPREPELNKAAYLLKDANARKFDLEATTKRFEHLLSLSGLFRHFIESKAKKDDRFKRVLDILDNGSKGKGNKGGAHQDKRRRKTEREEDAELLRGEEEEATGVDDIAYQFSDSPTFINGSLRSYQIQGLNWLISLHQNGLAGILADEMGLGKTLQTIAFLGYLRYIEKVPGPFLVIAPKSTLNNWLREINRWTPEVNALILQGTKEERSEIIRDRLLACDFDICIASYEIIIREKSYFKKFDWQYIVIDEAHRIKNEESMLSQVLREFSSRNRLLITGTPLQNNLHELWALLNFLLPDIFADSQDFDAWFSSEATDEDQDKIVKQLHTVLQPFLLRRIKNDVEKSLLPKKELNVYVGMSKMQKKWYKQILEKDLDAVNAESGSKESKTRLLNIVMQLRKCCNHPYLFDGAEPGPPYTTDEHLVYNSAKLNVLDKLLKNLKEQGSRVLIFSQMSRVLDIMEDYCYFREYEYCRIDGSTAHEDRIKAIDEYNSPGSSKFIFLLTTRAGGLGINLTTADAVVLYDSDWNPQADLQAMDRAHRIGQKKQVKVFRFVTDNSVEEKILERATQKLRLDQLVIQQNRVSAQKKKENKGDSKDALLSMIQHGAADVFQSVASSSRGSPQPDEEAPEAEFDLDALLAKSQDKTQSLNQKYSALGLDDLQKFNQDSAYEWNGQDFKKKTQKDIISPLWMNPTKRERKDTTYSVDGYYKDVLQTGRASTPSHPRMPRPHAFYSHQLQPAQLKVLYEKERMWAAKKAEYEPNMEDVKATYGDISEEDERNKKLELLKISIANAQPLTEEEEKLKSEWEKEGFTNWSKTEFRKFITASGKYGRNSVQAIAMELAPGKTVDEVRTYATAFWANLERVEDYEKHVKFIEGEEERLRRVKMQQEALRRKISQYTNPLCDLKLKHPPSTNNKRTFSEEEDRFILLMLFKYGLGRDDVYELTRDEIRDCPLFELDFYFQSRTPVELARRANTLLQCLEKEFNAGLTLDEDLQKRLKEEDESAKQAKEELEKADQQEAIENGKDVKEEPEKTDHQEESSRIHQLDEDDSGSPEKRLKVE from the coding sequence ATGACCGTGGATCAAAAGTATTGGGATGATCTGAAACCTTTCCAGGTGGACGTACCACCTCGTGAGCCTGAGCTCAATAAGGCTGCCTACCTTCTAAAAGATGCAAACGCTCGCAAATTCGATTTGGAGGCAACTACCAAGAGGTTTGAGCATTTATTATCCCTAAGTGGGCTTTTCAGACACTTTATCGAGAGTAAAGCAAAGAAGGATGACCGCTTCAAGAGAGTGCTAGACATTCTAGACAATGGTAGTAAAGGGAAAGGTAATAAAGGAGGTGCACACCAGGACAAGAGAAGACGTAAGACTGAGcgtgaagaagatgcagaACTACTAAGAGgtgaggaagaggaagcaaCTGGTGTAGACGATATTGCATATCAATTCAGTGATTCTCCAACATTTATCAACGGTTCCCTTCGGTCCTATCAAATCCAAGGTTTAAACTGGTTGATTTCGTTGCATCAAAATGGCCTGGCGGGCATTCTGGCGGATGAGATGGGTCTAGGTAAGACTTTGCAGACGATCGCATTTCTGGGATATCTTAGATATATCGAAAAAGTCCCAGGCCCTTTCCTTGTCATTGCGCCTAAATCAACCTTAAATAATTGGTTAAGAGAGATTAACAGGTGGACACCAGAAGTGAATGCACTCATTTTGCAAGGTACTAAGGAGGAGAGATCAGAAATTATCCGTGACAGGCTCCTGGCCTGCGATTTCGATATCTGCATTGCATCCTACGAGATAATCATCAGGGAAAAGtcatatttcaaaaagtttgatTGGCAGTACATTgtcattgatgaagctcATAGGatcaagaatgaagaatCCATGTTGTCACAGGTGCTAAGAGAATTCAGCTCTCGTAATCGTTTGCTCATCACGGGTACTCCGTTGCAAAATAATTTGCATGAATTATGGGCTCTATTAAACTTTTTACTTCCTGATATTTTTGCGGACTCTCAAGATTTCGACGCCTGGTTCTCTTCAGAAGCcactgatgaagatcaagataAAATTGTGAAGCAATTACATACTGTTTTACAACCGTTCTTACTTCGTCGTATTAAGAATGATGTAGAGAAGTCCCTTTTGCCTAAGAAGGAGTTGAACGTTTATGTGGGCATGTCAAAGATGCAAAAGAAATGGTACAAGCAAATTCTGGAAAAGGACTTGGATGCTGTCAATGCTGAAAGTGGCAGTAAAGAATCCAAAACGAGGCTCTTGAATATTGTGATGCAGTTGAGGAAATGTTGTAATCATCCATATCTGTTCGATGGTGCCGAACCTGGTCCCCCATACACGACTGATGAGCACTTGGTATACAACTCAGCTAAACTCAATGTCTTGGATAAGCTGctcaaaaatctcaaagagcAAGGATCTCGTGTGTTAATTTTCAGTCAAATGTCTAGAGTTCTCGACATTATGGAGGATTACTGCTATTTCAGAGAGTACGAGTACTGTAGAATTGATGGTTCAACCGCGCACGAGGATCGTATCAAGGCCATCGATGAGTACAATAGCCCAGGATCCAGCAAAtttatcttcttgttaACCACTCGTGCTGGTGGACTGGGTATCAACTTAACCACTGCCGATGCTGTTGTCCTTTATGATTCCGACTGGAACCCACAGGCCGATTTGCAAGCCATGGATAGAGCTCATCGTATCGGGCAGAAGAAGCAAGTCAAAGTCTTCAGGTTCGTGACCGACAACTCTGTGGAGGAGAAGATTTTGGAACGTGCGACTCAAAAGCTAAGGCTGGATCAACTAGTCATACAGCAGAATAGAGTCTCAGCTCAGAAAAAGAAGGAGAACAAGGGAGACTCGAAAGATGCTTTACTATCAATGATTCAACACGGTGCTGCCGACGTGTTCCAGAGTGTGGCATCCAGCTCCAGGGGGAGTCCACAGcccgatgaagaagctccAGAGGCAGAGTTTGATTTGGATGCTCTGCTAGCGAAGTCACAGGATAAGACTCAATCCTTAAATCAAAAATATTCAGCTCTAGGTCTagatgatcttcaaaagtttaATCAAGATTCTGCTTATGAGTGGAACGGTCAAGATtttaagaagaagacgcAGAAGGATATCATTAGTCCTCTATGGATGAATCCAACAAAGCGTGAACGTAAGGACACTACTTACTCGGTCGATGGGTACTACAAGGACGTATTACAAACTGGTAGAGCTTCAACACCATCACATCCTAGGATGCCCAGACCACATGCATTTTATTCTCATCAGCTACAGCCTGCTCAGTTGAAAGTATTGTACGAGAAGGAGCGTATGTGGGCAGCAAAGAAAGCAGAATATGAGCCGAACATGGAAGATGTGAAAGCTACTTACGGCGATATATCTGAGGAGGatgaaagaaacaagaaactagaattgttgaagatctcaaTAGCCAATGCTCAACCTTTaacagaagaagaagagaagctCAAATCTGAATGGGAGAAAGAAGGTTTTACCAACTGGAGTAAAACAGAGTTTAGAAAATTCATTACGGCGTCTGGAAAATATGGCAGAAACTCAGTTCAGGCTATAGCGATGGAGCTAGCTCCCGGTAAGACCGTAGATGAAGTCCGTACTTATGCAACTGCATTCTGGGCAAACTTGGAACGGGTTGAGGATTACGAGAAACATGTGAAATTCATTGagggagaagaagagagactCAGACGAGTAAAGATGCAACAAGAGGCATTGCGTCGTAAAATATCTCAGTATACCAATCCATTATGTGATTTGAAACTCAAGCATCCTCCTTCAACAAACAACAAGAGAACTTTCTcggaggaagaagatagatTTATCCTGTTGATGCTTTTCAAATACGGCCTTGGCAGAGACGACGTTTATGAACTAACTCGTGATGAGATTAGAGATTGCCCACTGTTTGAGCttgatttttattttcAGAGTCGAACCCCCGTGGAACTTGCTAGAAGGGCCAACACATTACTTCAATGTCTagagaaagaattcaaTGCTGGTTTAACACTCGATGAGGACCTTCAAAAGCgtttgaaggaagaagatgaaagcGCCAAACAGGCgaaagaagaactagaAAAGGCCGATCAACAggaagcaattgaaaatggCAAAGATGTTAAAGAAGAGCCAGAAAAGACTGACcaccaagaagaatcaagcAGGATCCACCAACTGGATGAAGACGACAGCGGTTCTCCCGAAAAGAGACTCAAAGTAGAGTAA
- the GPX2 gene encoding glutathione peroxidase GPX2 (similar to Saccharomyces cerevisiae GPX2 (YBR244W); ancestral locus Anc_6.160) — MSSSSFYSLAPKDNKGEPFPFKQLEGKVVLIVNVASKCGFTPQYDELEKLFSKYNKQNFIILGFPCNQFGNQEPGSDEEIAQFCKTKYGVSFPILKKIDVNGNNVDPVYDFLKNEKSGMLGLNRIKWNFEKFLIDKHGKVVERYSSLTKPHTLEPEIERLIKE; from the coding sequence ATGTCATCTTCAAGCTTCTATAGTTTAGCACCTAAGGATAACAAGGGCGAACCATTCCCATTCAAGCAGTTAGAAGGTAAGGTTGTTCTTATCGTGAACGTCGCATCCAAATGTGGATTCACTCCTCAATACGATGAGTTGGAGAAGCTGTTTAGCAAATACAACAAGCAAAATTTCATAATTTTGGGCTTCCCATGCAATCAGTTTGGTAATCAGGAACCAGGCTccgatgaagaaatcgCTCAGTTCTGTAAGACTAAGTATGGTGTTTCTTTCCCCatcctgaagaagatcgatGTCAATGGTAACAATGTGGACCCTGTGTATgacttcttgaagaacgaAAAGTCCGGTATGTTGGGTTTGAACCGTATCAAGTggaactttgaaaagttcttaATCGATAAGCACGGTAAAGTCGTTGAAAGATATTCTTCCTTGACGAAACCACACACTTTGGAGCCTGAAATTGAGAGGCTCATCAAGGAATAG
- the SEH1 gene encoding Seh1p (similar to Saccharomyces cerevisiae SEH1 (YGL100W); ancestral locus Anc_6.159), whose product MKTWSTMPPTIFLGRHVATCSSDQHVKIFRLDKETNEWQLSDSWRAHDSSIVSLDWASPEYGRIIATASYDRTVKLWEEDPDQEECSGRRWAKLCTLNDSKGSLYDVKFAPAHLGLRLASVGNDGTLRVYDALEPSDLRSWTLTSEVKVLSVSSAANLQSDFCLSWCPSRFSPEKLVVCVLDQALIYQRGKDNKLHVAGKLEGHGGLIRSVSWAPSIGRWYQVITTGCKDGKVRIYKVTERVSTSATTTASSISEDLADNNSDITTDVNDSTGSKKGSTPALRIELIGEHDDHKAEVWSVSWNLTGTVLSSAGDDGKVRLWRSTYSNEFRCMSVISAQQQRASQ is encoded by the coding sequence ATGAAGACCTGGTCCACGATGCCGCCTACGATTTTTTTGGGTAGACATGTAGCTACCTGTTCGTCTGATCAACACGTCAAGATATTTAGACTCGATAAGGAGACTAACGAGTGGCAATTGAGTGACTCATGGAGAGCACACGATAGCAGTATCGTTTCTCTTGACTGGGCTAGTCCAGAATATGGTCGGATAATCGCTACGGCGTCATATGATAGGACCGTTAAACTGTGGGAAGAAGATCCAGATCAAGAGGAATGTTCAGGTCGCCGTTGGGCTAAACTTTGTACATTAAATGATTCCAAGGGTTCACTATACGACGTGAAATTTGCACCAGCACATTTGGGTTTGAGACTGGCCAGTGTTGGCAACGACGGTACATTGAGAGTTTATGATGCACTCGAACCTTCGGATCTGAGGTCCTGGACATTGACATCTGAAGTGAAAGTCCTCTCTGTATCATCTGCAGCTAACCTCCAATCTGATTTCTGCCTATCGTGGTGTCCATCAAGGTTCTCCCCCGAAAAGTTAGTGGTTTGTGTACTAGACCAGGCACTTATCTATCAGAGAGGGAAGGACAATAAACTTCATGTAGCTGGAAAACTTGAGGGTCATGGAGGACTGATTAGAAGCGTCAGTTGGGCCCCATCAATCGGCAGGTGGTACCAAGTTATCACAACTGGCTGCAAAGACGGCAAAGTTCGTATCTACAAAGTCACTGAAAGAGTCTCCACGTCTGCCACCACGACAGCGTCATCAATCTCAGAAGATTTGGCCGATAACAACAGCGATATAACTACAGATGTCAATGATAGCACCGGTTCCAAAAAAGGTTCAACACCGGCCTTGCGAATAGAGCTAATTGGTGAGCACGACGATCACAAGGCAGAAGTATGGTCGGTCTCTTGGAACTTGACCGGCACAGTCCTAAGCAGCGCTGGTGATGACGGCAAGGTCCGCCTATGGCGTTCTACATACTCCAATGAGTTCAGGTGCATGTCTGTGATCAGTGCTCAGCAACAACGGGCATCTCAGTAA
- the ALG7 gene encoding UDP-N-acetylglucosamine--dolichyl-phosphate N-acetylglucosaminephosphotransferase (similar to Saccharomyces cerevisiae ALG7 (YBR243C); ancestral locus Anc_6.158), which yields MFRLILPSIALLLIICSNRHSAVVSAIGFSIVGYIATDWLIPRVGQSFVKIGLYGKDQSKPGKPVIPESVGAVSATVYLLVMFLCIPFMFYKYMVTTTPGGGIRGASIEENGDLTGNLFPHGKLSEYLSSILCLESTSLLGIADDLFDLRWRHKFFLPAIGAIPLLIVYYVDFGATHVLVPTFVQPWVKMTNIDLGWMYYAYMVSMTIFCPNSINILAGINGLEVGQSIVLGILALINDALYLAMGPNASWESHRFSAVIILPFLGVSAALWKWNRWPAKVFVGDTYCYFAGMVFAVVGILGHFSKTMLLLFLPQIFNFVYSCPQLFNLVPCPRHRLPRFNDADWLLYPSRANLKDEPPKAFFKPILRVLHKLKLIDLEFEGDKIVSCTNMTLINLALVWFGPMREDKLCNLLLVLQFFIGIAAILTRHALGLLLFGHDNLWAIV from the coding sequence ATGTTTCGTCTGATACTGCCCTCAATTGCACTGCTACTGATCATATGTTCCAATAGACACTCAGCGGTGGTCTCAGCCATAGGATTCTCTATAGTGGGATACATTGCAACCGACTGGTTGATTCCACGTGTAGGTCAGTCATTCGTCAAGATTGGTCTCTATGGTAAGGACCAGAGTAAACCTGGGAAGCCCGTAATCCCAGAGAGTGTTGGTGCTGTGTCTGCGACCGTTTATCTATTGGTGATGTTCCTTTGTATACCATTCATGTTTTACAAATATATGGTAACAACAACCCCTGGTGGAGGAATCCGTGGCGCATCCATCGAAGAGAATGGTGATCTTACTGGAAATTTGTTCCCACACGGCAAGCTATCTGAGTATTTGAGCAGTATCCTTTGTCTTGAGAGTACCTCGCTTTTAGGAATTGCAGACGATTTGTTCGATTTACGTTGGAGGCATAAGTTCTTTCTGCCTGCAATTGGTGCTATACCATTGCTAATCGTTTATTATGTGGATTTTGGTGCTACACATGTTTTGGTACCGACTTTTGTCCAACCATGGGTCAAGATGACGAATATAGATCTAGGATGGATGTACTACGCATATATGGTTTCGATGACCATCTTTTGCCCTAATTCAATAAACATCCTAGCTGGTATTAATGGGTTGGAAGTTGGTCAAAGTATTGTCCTTGGGATTTTGGCGCTGATAAATGACGCATTGTACTTGGCTATGGGTCCCAACGCATCCTGGGAGAGTCACAGATTTTCTGCTGTAATAATTCTACCATTTCTTGGTGTCAGTGCAGCACTTTGGAAATGGAACCGCTGGCCAGCAAAAGTCTTTGTCGGTGATACTTATTGCTACTTTGCTGGTATGGTATTTGCTGTTGTTGGTATCCTTGGTCATTTCTCAAAGACAATGTTGTTGCTATTTCTCCCtcagatcttcaactttgtcTATTCATGCCCACAATTGTTCAACCTTGTTCCTTGTCCCAGACATAGACTTCCCAGGTTCAATGATGCAGATTGGCTACTATATCCATCTAGAGCCAATTTAAAAGACGAGCCACCAAAAGCATTCTTCAAGCCAATTTTAAGAGTCCTCCATAAGTTGAAGCTCATTGATTTAGAATTTGAAGGTGACAAGATTGTTTCCTGTACAAATATGACACTAATCAACCTGGCTTTAGTATGGTTTGGACCCATGAGAGAGGATAAACTTTGTAATTTACTGCTGGTGctgcaattcttcattgGGATTGCCGCTATTCTCACTAGACACGCGCTTGGTTTGTTACTCTTTGGTCATGATAATCTTTGGGCAATAGTTTAG
- the TDEL0B03970 gene encoding 5'-deoxynucleotidase (similar to Saccharomyces cerevisiae YBR242W and YGL101W; ancestral locus Anc_6.157) → MLNVLRCKKILSTPITLCRRMTNNSDEMKIWRPQDHVPKEVQTLLARKHPNHVLAFLNVVQHLKLQRRTGWVDHDIDPCESISDHMYRMGVTAMLIKDPKVNRDKCVRIALVHDIAEALVGDITPFSEVTKEEKHRREWETIQFLCNELIKPYNEIAAKEIMEHWLEYENISSLEARYTKDIDKYEMLVQAFEYETRYGERVDLDQFWSAMSSIKTEEVKGWANDLYTLRGETLKQNKI, encoded by the coding sequence ATGTTGAACGTTCTACGTTGTAAGAAAATACTTTCAACTCCAATAACGTTGTGTAGAAGAATGACTAATAACtctgatgagatgaagatttggagacCGCAGGATCATGTTCcaaaagaagttcaaaCTCTTTTAGCGAGGAAACATCCAAATCATGTATTGGCATTTCTAAATGTTGTCCAACACTTGAAActacaaagaagaacaggtTGGGTTGATCATGATATTGACCCATGTGAAAGTATCTCAGATCATATGTACCGTATGGGAGTCACAGCAATGCTCATTAAGGACCCAAAAGTTAATCGCGATAAATGCGTTCGTATCGCGTTAGTTCATGATATAGCAGAAGCACTAGTTGGAGATATCACCCCTTTCAGTGAAGTTACAAAGGAGGAGAAACATCGTCGTGAATGGGAAACGATCCAATTTCTCTGTAATGAGTTGATAAAGCCTTACAATGAGATCGCAGCTAAGGAAATAATGGAACATTGGTTGGAATATGAGAATATATCGTCCTTGGAGGCACGTTACACCAAGGATATAGATAAATATGAGATGTTAGTACAAGCATTCGAATACGAGACGAGATATGGGGAACGGGTGGACTTGGATCAATTTTGGTCTGCAATGTCGAGCATCAAGACCGAGGAAGTTAAAGGTTGGGCAAATGACCTGTATACGCTTCGTGGtgaaactttgaagcagAATAAGATATAG
- the RPL28 gene encoding 60S ribosomal protein uL15 (similar to Saccharomyces cerevisiae RPL28 (YGL103W); ancestral locus Anc_6.156), with product MPTRLTKTRKHRGHVSAGKGRIGKHRKHPGGRGMAGGQHHHRTNLDKYHPGYFGKVGMRYFHQQKAHFWKPVLNLDKLWSLVPETKRDEYLQSSSKSAAPVIDTLAAGYGKVLGKGRIPNVPVIVKARFVSKLAEEKIRAAGGVVELIA from the exons ATGCCAACCAGACTAACAAAGACTAGAAAGCACAGAGGTCACGTCTCAG CCGGTAAAGGTCGTATCGGTAAGCACAGAAAGCACCCCGGTGGTAGAGGTATGGCCGGTGGTCAACACCACCACAGAACTAACTTGGACAAATATCATCCAGGTTACTTCGGTAAGGTCGGTATGAGATACTTCCACCAACAAAAAGCTCATTTCTGGAAGCCAGTCTTGAACTTGGACAAGTTGTGGTCTTTGGTCCCAGAGACTAAGAGAGACGAATACTTgcaatcttcttccaagtcTGCTGCTCCTGTCATTGACACTTTGGCTGCCGGTTACGGTAAGGTCTTGGGTAAGGGTAGAATTCCAAACGTTCCAGTCATCGTTAAGGCTAGATTCGTTTCCAAGTTGGCCGAAGAGAAGATCAGAGCTGCTGGTGGTGTCGTTGAATTGATCGCTTAA
- the VVS1 gene encoding Vvs1p (similar to Saccharomyces cerevisiae YBR241C and VPS73 (YGL104C); ancestral locus Anc_6.155) — MSESTERSGLISKMSKSKLTAQVVFTTFVACLGSVQYGYHTAELNAPQQVMSCSVFRIPSEDLPYERTWLGHRGLKQCVPLDDEQIGVITAMFSIGGVLGSYYAGRLADRYGRRKVTFFTSMIGIIGSMMLFGSNSYTGFIVGRIVVGIASGASIVVTPLIINEIAPPEWRGALGSMNQVFINLGILLTQSLALKFADSYRWRWLLFTGAVVALVNLVLLFQTKESPRWLTTQGRTLEAEIALYRLRRGSYQDARNEIQQWRRETPDEELADQGPTLWRYFQDPAYTKPRRAITATLTGQQLCGINSIVFYGVKVISQLLPTHAIQINFAISILNVLMTFVASLVMDRFGTKTLLMTSTAIMAIASTAISVGINSHTAVLLVGSTFVYIAAFAIGLGPIPFLIIGQLSAPQDAATAQSYGTVCNWLATAFVAYTFPLVHGMLGGSVYLLFALAAASFTAYAYWRIPETRNKNGYQQVWMDY, encoded by the coding sequence ATGAGTGAAAGCACTGAGAGAAGTGGGCTCATTAGTAAGATGTCAAAGTCCAAGCTAACCGCACAGGTGGTTTTCACGACATTCGTAGCTTGCTTGGGGTCTGTACAATATGGATATCACACAGCAGAATTGAATGCTCCGCAACAGGTTATGTCGTGTTCGGTGTTCCGTATACCAAGCGAAGATTTGCCCTACGAAAGAACGTGGTTGGGCCATCGAGGACTGAAACAATGTGTACCGCTTGATGACGAACAAATTGGGGTCATTACAGCTATGTTCAGTATAGGTGGTGTATTGGGATCATACTACGCCGGTCGGCTGGCCGACCGGTACGGTAGGAGGAAAGTTACGTTTTTCACCAGTATGATTGGGATTATTGGGTCCATGATGCTCTTCGGGAGCAACAGTTACACAGGCTTCATTGTTGGGCGCATAGTTGTGGGAATTGCAAGCGGGGCTTCAATCGTGGTAACACCACTGATTATCAACGAGATCGCTCCTCCGGAATGGAGAGGAGCCCTTGGGTCTATGAATCAGGTATTTATCAACCTGGGAATACTCCTAACGCAGTCCCTAGCGCTTAAGTTTGCCGATTCATACCGCTGGAGATGGCTTCTCTTTACTGGCGCCGTAGTTGCTTTAGTAAACCTCGTTCTACTATTCCAAACTAAAGAATCACCCCGGTGGCTGACTACCCAAGGACGCACTCTGGAAGCGGAGATTGCGCTTTACAGATTACGCAGAGGATCCTACCAAGATGCACGCAACGAAATCCAACAATGGCGTCGTGAAACACCGGATGAAGAACTTGCAGACCAGGGCCCAACATTATGGCGCTATTTCCAAGACCCTGCCTACACCAAACCACGTCGTGCAATCACCGCTACATTAACGGGACAACAACTATGCGGTATCAACTCCATTGTCTTTTATGGTGTCAAAGTGATAAGTCAACTACTCCCAACGCACGCTATCCAGATAAATTTCGCCATTTCAATACTCAACGTTCTAATGACTTTTGTCGCTTCGCTCGTAATGGACCGATTCGGCACCAAGACCCTACTAATGACCTCCACAGCTATAATGGCCATAGCTTCTACAGCGATAAGTGTCGGCATAAATTCCCATACAGCCGTGTTACTGGTAGGATCTACATTTGTCTACATCGCAGCTTTCGCCATCGGACTAGGTCCGATCCCCTTCTTAATCATTGGACAACTAAGTGCTCCTCAAGATGCTGCTACTGCTCAGAGCTACGGTACAGTATGCAACTGGCTAGCAACTGCATTTGTAGCTTACACATTCCCATTGGTTCATGGGATGCTGGGCGGCTCTGTGTACTTACTGTTTGCCCTGGCAGCCGCTTCTTTTACCGCCTATGCTTATTGGCGTATACCTGAGACAAGAAATAAGAACGGGTATCAGCAAGTATGGATGGATTATTAA
- the THI2 gene encoding Thi2p (similar to Saccharomyces cerevisiae THI2 (YBR240C); ancestral locus Anc_6.154), with amino-acid sequence MCKKEETLRGRTFTGCWACRFKKRRCDEAKPRCSLCVKHDDRCCYDVRLIWLDENLYRRRGGVLASTSRRGSSTRRKISRQRFKHLTQYRSLSPPTSDGEEKEENLTQKVDPADSFTISVRRLRIYDNAISSVYGPPGDRHYGQKYVNNVLNGLLDRLEDDQESNDSCCVDKRRGPFGKFSMSCGVRSAQIPSPSNRHTVETPDCKKRKLLIDGLVENKIYALLWLNTHKNMILSRPEYCTWFLNYMKNTLPGAFGEFLEKIIDDANPFNISHWVQKIRSQWHNNPDWQAIAFTMLTVVHGYTCPELSQELEAWIQKQSFLQYSMFPLLNFILRNTTLLSVLYHCNQLLSNNQESLQEVSQAKLTHELQVLVTERLVSKWRDRILEQLCACQDTSQSCTQLKFWELQLKHNEQFYRDIYTS; translated from the coding sequence ATGTgtaagaaggaagagacCTTACGAGGCAGAACATTCACAGGTTGTTGGGCTTGTCGGTTTAAGAAACGTCGGTGTGATGAGGCTAAACCTCGATGTTCGTTATGTGTAAAGCACGATGACCGCTGTTGTTACGACGTGCGGCTCATTTGGCTCGACGAAAACCTCTATAGACGTCGTGGAGGTGTGTTGGCCAGTACTAGTAGACGCGGATCTTCCACGAGACGAAAGATCTCTAGGCAGAGATTCAAACACCTAACTCAGTATAGATCTCTATCGCCTCCTACAAGcgatggtgaagaaaaagaggaGAACTTGACCCAGAAGGTAGATCCAGCTGATAGCTTTACTATCAGTGTACGAAGATTACGTATCTACGATAATGCGATTTCATCAGTGTATGGACCACCAGGGGATCGGCATTATGGCCAAAAATATGTCAATAACGTATTGAACGGCTTGCTGGACAGGCTAGAAGACGACCAGGAGTCCAATGACTCGTGCTGTGTGGACAAAAGACGCGGGCCGTTTGGTAAGTTTAGCATGAGTTGTGGTGTTAGAAGCGCACAGATACCTTCACCTAGTAATAGGCATACAGTTGAGACTCCAGACTGTAAAAAGCGTAAGTTGCTCATCGACGGGCTTGTGGAAAATAAGATCTACGCACTGTTGTGGCTCAATACTCATAAGAACATGATACTGAGTCGCCCAGAGTATTGTACTTGGTTTCTTAACTACATGAAAAATACTTTGCCGGGTGCATTCGGCGAATTCTTagaaaagatcatcgatgatgCCAATCCGTTCAACATATCGCATTGGGTCCAGAAAATCAGAAGCCAATGGCATAATAATCCGGATTGGCAGGCCATTGCATTTACCATGCTCACCGTTGTCCATGGCTACACATGTCCGGAGTTGTCTCAAGAACTGGAAGCCTGGATACAAAAACAATCTTTCTTGCAGTATTCCATGTTTCCGCTGCTCAATTTCATATTGAGGAACACTACGCTGCTATCGGTGCTGTATCACTgcaatcaattgctcagTAACAACCAAGAGAGTTTACAAGAAGTTTCCCAGGCCAAATTAACGCACGAATTACAAGTACTCGTTACAGAGAGGCTTGTTAGCAAGTGGAGAGATCGAATCCTGGAGCAACTCTGCGCATGTCAGGACACTTCGCAGTCCTGTACACAGCTGAAATTCTGGGAATTGCAGTTGAAACACAACGAACAGTTTTATAGAGACATTTACACATCGTAA